Proteins from a genomic interval of Hemicordylus capensis ecotype Gifberg chromosome 14, rHemCap1.1.pri, whole genome shotgun sequence:
- the LOC128337399 gene encoding mucosal pentraxin-like, whose product MNRWFPLGYILTRNWLSKHPVHASLLHSRVYSRQSWRLPTETWKTLAETPRRYPDLLATSPSTLPLANMETLLLSLLTLVSLYGSLAQQDLQGKTFIFPEASNTAYVFLKDTPKEPLTSFTVCLRSYTDLTRTYGLFSYSSRKYDNEILLYKTKPNEYILYVKNQYVTFTTEGNQSIKSAGEHICMSWESATGLVGFWLDGKPFPRKGLKKGDSIDTEAYILLGQEQDSFGGSLDINQSFVGEMEDVYMFDRVLSPSEVRAVYYNQLPSSSLINWRSLSFDIKGYVVLNPSLAS is encoded by the exons ATGAACAGGTGGTTTCCACTGGGATACATCCTAACACGGAACTGGCTGAGCAAACATCCGGTCCAcgcctctctcctccactcaagGGTATATAGTAGGCAGAGTTGGAGGCTCCCCACTGAGACTTGGAAGACCCTGGCAGAGACCCCACGGAGATATCCGGACCTGCTAGCCACATCACCGTCCACCCTGCCTCTGGCCAACATGGAGACgctgctcctctccctcctcaccCTTGTCAGCCTCTACGGGTCTCTTGCTCAGCAAG ATCTCCAAGGGAAGACCTTCATTTTCCCAGAGGCCTCCAACACGGCCTATGTCTTTCTGAAGGACACGCCAAAGGAGCCTCTGACCAGCTTCACCGTGTGCCTGAGATCCTACACGGACCTGACCCGAACCTACGGCCTCTTCTCTTACTCCAGCAGGAAATACGACAACGAAATCCTCCTCTATAAAACAAAACCCAATGAATACATCCTATATGTGAAGAATCAGTACGTAACCTTCACCACTGAAGGAAACCAGAGCATTAAATCAGCCGGGGAGCACATCTGCATGAGCTGGGAGTCGGCCACGGGGCTAGTGGGGTTCTGGTTAGACGGGAAACCTTTCCCCCGGAAGGGGCTGAAGAAAGGGGACTCTATAGATACGGAGGCCTACATACTCCTGGGGCAAGAGCAGGATTCATTTGGGGGCAGCTTGGATATCAACCAAtcctttgtgggggaaatggaagATGTGTACATGTTTGATCGGGTCCTGTCCCCCAGTGAAGTCAGGGCCGTCTATTACAATCAGCTTCCTTCCTCATCCCTGATTAACTGGAGATCCCTGAGCTTTGACATCAAGGGTTATGTGGTCTTGAATCCCTCTCTGGCTAGCTAG
- the LOC128337400 gene encoding C-reactive protein-like, which produces MGTLHTFLLILVGLIGSRAQEDLQGKAFVFAEASTTAYVVLNTAQQQPLTGFTVCLKFYTDLTREFGLFSWATSTTDNDILILRSKPTLYNLYVGGTAVSFTVPSRQSTRPGEEKLCVSWESATGLVELWLDGQPFPRKGVKKGYFIHPKASIVLGQDQDSYGGGFDASQSFVGELRDLYMWDRVLTADQISLVWDDSTLPDYLINWRSLPHDIRGYVVVKPFLAPLYSAQ; this is translated from the exons ATGGGGACCCTTCACACCTTTCTCCTCATCCTGGTGGGCCTGATCGGGTCTCGGGCTCAGGAAG ATCTCCAAGGGAAGGCCTTTGTTTTCGCAGAGGCTTCCACCACGGCCTACGTGGTCCTGAATACggcccagcagcagcctctgaCCGGCTTCACCGTCTGCCTGAAATTCTACACGGACCTGACCCGGGAGTTCGGCCTCTTCTCTTGGGCAACCAGCACCACCGACAACGACATCCTCATATTACGTTCCAAGCCCACCTTATACAACCTTTACGTGGGAGGAACCGCCGTGAGCTTCACGGTCCCATCCAGACAGAGCACTCGACCTGGCGAGGAAAAGCTCTGTGTGAGCTGGGAGTCGGCcacggggttagtggagctctGGTTGGACGGTCAACCTTTCCCCCGGAAGGGGGTCAAGAAAGGTTACTTCATCCATCCCAAGGCCTCCATTGTGCTTGGGCAAGATCAGGATTCCTACGGAGGCGGCTTTGATGCCAGCCAATCTTTTGTGGGAGAGCTCAGAGATTTGTACATGTGGGACCGGGTGCTGACAGCCGACCAAATCAGCCTCGTGTGGGATGACAGCACCCTTCCCGACTACCTGATTAACTGGAGATCTCTCCCGCACGATATCAGGGGTTATGTCGTGGTGAAGCCCTTCCTGGCTCCTCTCTACTCAGCCCAGTGA
- the DUSP23 gene encoding dual specificity protein phosphatase 23 encodes MASAVPPNFSWVAPGRLAGLAMPRLPAHYRYMYEHGIRHLVSLTERSPPYHDTCPGIQMHRLRIADFCPPSTEQIQRFLQIVDDANAKGEAVAVHCLLGFGRTGTMLACYLMKTQKITGVDAIHEIRRLRHGSIETQDQEKAVVQFHHRIK; translated from the exons ATGGCGTCTGCGGTGCCACCCAATTTCTCCTGGGTCGCGCCGGGCCGGCTGGCGGGGCTGGCCATGCCACGGTTGCCAGCACACTACCGGTACATGTACGAGCACGGCATCCGGCACCTGGTGTCGCTCACCGAACGCAGCCCGCCCTACCATGACACGTGTCCTGGCATCCAGATGCACCGCCTGCGTATCGCTGACTTCTGCCCGCCGTCGACCGAGCAGATCCAGCGCTTCTTGCAGATTGTGGATGACGCCAACGCCAAGGGGGAG GCCGTGGCCGTGCACTGCTTGCTGGGATTTGGCCGGACTGGGACGATGCTGGCTTGTTACCTCATGAAGACCCAGAAGATCACCGGCGTCGACGCCATCCACGAAATCCGCCGGCTGCGTCACGGTTCCATTGAGACGCAAGATCAGGAGAAAGCCGTCGTCCAGTTCCACCACCGGATCAAGTAG